From a region of the Bradyrhizobium diazoefficiens genome:
- the phbB gene encoding acetoacetyl-CoA reductase, with amino-acid sequence MARVALVTGGTRGIGAAISKALKAAGYKVAASYAGNDAAAEKFKAETGIAVYKWDVSSFDACAEGVKKVEADLGPVDVLVNNAGITRDTAFHKMTLEQWNAVINTNLGSLFNMTRQVIEGMRSRKFGRIISISSINGQKGQFGQVNYSAAKAGDIGFTKALALENAKGGITVNAICPGYINTEMVQAVPKDVLEKNVIPQIPAGRLGEPEEIARAVVFLAADEAGFITGSTMTINGGQYQT; translated from the coding sequence ATGGCACGTGTTGCATTGGTCACGGGTGGTACGCGGGGCATCGGTGCTGCGATCAGCAAGGCACTGAAGGCGGCTGGGTACAAGGTTGCGGCGAGCTATGCCGGCAACGATGCGGCCGCGGAGAAGTTCAAGGCCGAGACCGGCATTGCCGTCTACAAATGGGACGTCAGCAGCTTCGATGCCTGTGCCGAGGGCGTGAAGAAGGTCGAGGCCGATCTCGGGCCGGTCGATGTGCTCGTCAATAACGCCGGCATCACCCGCGACACCGCCTTCCACAAGATGACGCTCGAGCAGTGGAACGCCGTCATCAACACCAATCTCGGCTCGCTGTTCAACATGACGCGCCAGGTTATCGAGGGCATGCGTTCGCGCAAGTTCGGCCGCATCATCTCGATCTCGTCGATCAACGGCCAGAAAGGGCAGTTCGGTCAGGTCAACTATTCCGCGGCGAAAGCCGGCGATATCGGCTTCACCAAAGCGCTCGCGCTCGAGAATGCCAAGGGCGGCATCACCGTGAATGCGATCTGTCCCGGCTATATCAACACCGAAATGGTGCAGGCGGTGCCGAAGGACGTTCTGGAGAAGAACGTGATCCCGCAGATTCCGGCCGGCCGGCTCGGTGAGCCCGAGGAAATCGCGCGCGCGGTCGTGTTCCTCGCGGCTGACGAGGCCGGCTTTATCACCGGCTCGACCATGACCATCAACGGCGGCCAATATCAGACCTGA